From the genome of Papaver somniferum cultivar HN1 chromosome 2, ASM357369v1, whole genome shotgun sequence, one region includes:
- the LOC113352864 gene encoding uncharacterized protein LOC113352864, producing the protein MGFGDNWRKWIRCCVDYVKFSVLINGSANGYFTSKKGIRQGDPISPFLFLLVGEALTFMIKKAQEQGIISGFQVKTNGMNISHPQFVDDTLIFLDSDVEQVRNLRSILLSFELLSGLKINFAKSQIYGVGFEDKCGGVLKWNKIIEKFIRKLAS; encoded by the exons ATGGGGTTTGGAGACAATTGGAGAAAATGGATTAGATGTTGTGTGGATTATGTTAAATTCTCAGTTCTTATTAATGGCAGTGCTAATGGTTACTTCACTAGCAAAAAGGGAATCAGGCAAGGTGATCCCATTTCACCTTTTTTATTTCTGCTAGTTGGTGAAGCTCTTACTTTCATGATTAAAAAGGCTCAAGAACAAGGTATTATTTCTGGTTTTCAAGTAAAGACTAATGGTATGAATATTAGTCATCCGCAATTTGTAGATGACACTCTAATTTTCCTTGATAGTGATGTTGAACAAGTAAGAAATCTTAGAtctattcttctttcttttgagcTCTTATCTGGTTTGAAGATTAATTTTGCCAAAAGTCAGATTTATGGTGTTGGTTTTGAAG ATAAATGTGGTGGAGTTTTAAAATGGAACAAGATTATTGAGAAATTCATTAGGAAATTAGCTAGTTAG